The DNA segment CTCTTCAAAACCAGGCAAAAGGGGTTTGTTTTTATAAGATATCATCAGACCGGTATTAACATTGTGTTTAGATGTTGTTGGGTCTCTGTGGGTCCTCAAAAAGTGATGGAAACGAAGCTATCGTTCTTTCAACTAACGTTACGGTTGTGTTTACGTAgcgctagctaacttagctagcaagCTTCATATGCAGCCATAGCATAACGTTAACTGGCTAACGTTACTTTTATGGGCAAATTACAGTATTCAGCTAACTTCCTTATATGAGCACTGACACCTAATTTCACTTATTTGACAGATGGGAAGAGTGTCAAAGAAGCACAGACCGCTGTAGAGGAAGCAAGAAGGTATTTAACGTTAGCCTTGGTACCAGTCTCTTATGCTAatttacagtgcctttagaaagtattcatgccccttattccacattttgttgtgttacagcctaaattcaaaattgattcaatatatttttttctcaatcatctacacacaatactgtataatgacaaagtcaaaacatgttttttggaCATTTTGTCAATTGtttgaaaattaaatatagaaatatctcatgtacataagtattcccacccctgagtcaatacacgttagaatcacctttggcaacgattacagctgtgagtcttactgggtaagtctctaagagctttgcacacctcgATTGTAtgatatttgcacattattctttaaaaattgttcaagctctgtcaagttggttgttgataaaCAGCTATTTTCAAGCAGGTTTATgtaaactgtaactaggcaactgaaggacattcaatgtcatcttggtaagcattccagcgtatatttggccttgtgttttaggttaatgtcatgctggaaggtgactttgtctcccagtgtctgctagaaagcagactgaaccaggttttcctttaggattttgcctgtgtttagcacTATTGTGTTTCtccttatttatttttgtactttttacccctttttctccccaaatttcgtgatatccaattgtcccatcgctgcaacttcccctatggactcgggagaggcggaggtcgagagccatgcgtcctccgcaacacgaccccgccaagccgcactgcttcttgacacactaatcgtttaacccagaagccagccgcaccaatgtgttggaggacacaccgtccagctggcgaccgaagtcagcttgcaggtgcccggcccgtcttagaccactgcgccactcagggggCCGTTTGTCCTTATTTTGAATTGAAGCTATACAGAGTTGGTTACAATTCCAATTTTATCCTCCCAGAAGAGGCAGCATCTGTATTACAGCAAATAATATGGCTAAACTCCAATGTACTGATAGAGGATAAACCAATTGTCTTGGAGAGAATGTATAAGAAAGATATCAGGTTTATGAATGACATTGTAAACAACGAGGGTAGAATTATGTCATGCAACCAATTAATTTAGGTGTATGGAAATGTATGCTCAATACAAAATTATAACCAACTCATCGCTGCCACAAAAATGGAAAAGGCAATTACTTAAAAAAGGAATTCATTAAGTTTGTCTGCCaccaatcattttttttaaataaacggCTTAAAATGACTAATATAAATCATAAAATGTATCAGTTTCACTTACGGTCAAGAGGGTTAATAACTATGCCACATAAAATTCAAGATAGTTGTCCCAATACCATGGCATcgggtttatgaactgatatacaAAGCAACAACTGATGAATCAATTCACTCTTCAATTTAAGCTATTATATAACATGTTCACTACAAAAATAATGGTCAGTTTATGGGGTGTTCAACAGTCAGACCGGTGCAGAGTCTGACTTGTGGAACCAGAATCAATAGAGCATCTCTTTGTACTGTCCATCGCTGCCTTGTTTTTGGAgtcaggtccaggaatggttgtTATGCCATAATATCAGGGTGTGGTTGGACCTGCAAACTGTATTGCTGGGGGATTTGAACGACCACAGTCAGTCAACAAGAAATATCATTGTGCTCTTGggttaaatgtttatttttgggGCAATTTCGGCAGACGTTGCAGATGGGGAGGTTCAAGTCCATAATGAGACAGACACCATGGTATAATGGATTGATGTATTGCAGAAGGAAATGGTAGAATGATGATTTATTTGGAAAGATGGGTTGATCTGTGGCTGTCTGAAGGGTAGAATTGATATGTACATGTGTAAAAATGTTGAGGTCCTCCAATCAGGGGTGAGCATGGGATTATTGTATGTTATGCTTTTccttatttacagtgcattcagaaagtattcagacccattgactttttccacattttgttatgttacagccttgtcctaaaattgattaaattgtttttttctttgtcaatctacacacagtacccccataatgacgaagcaaaaacaggtttttagaaatgtttgcacatctgaaatatcacatttaaatacatacattttcagacactttactcagtactttgttgaagcacttttggcagcaattacagcctcaagtcttcttgggtatgacgctacaagcttggcacacctgtattaggggagtttctcccattcttctctgcagatcctctcatggtctgtcactgcacagctattttcaggtctctccagagatgttcgatcaggttcaagtccgggctctggctgggccactcaaggacattcagagacttgtcccgaagccactcctgcattgtcttggctgtgtgcttagggttgttgtcctgttgtaagttgaaccttcgtcccagtctgaggtcctgagcgctctggagcaggatttcatcaaggatctctctgtacattgctctgttcatctttccctcgatcctgactagtatcccagtccctgccgctgaaaaacatccccacagcatgatgctgccaccaccatgcttcaccgtagggatggtgccaagtttcctccagacgtgacgcttggctttcaggccaaatagttcaatcttggtttcatcagaccagtgaaccttgtttctcatggtctgagagtctttaggtactttttggcaaactccaagcgggctatcatgtgccttttactgaggagtggcttctgtctggccactttaccataaaggtctgattggtggggtactgcagagatgggagaaccttccagaaggacaaccatctccacagaggaactctggagctctgtcagagttaccatcgggttcttggttacctccctgaccaaggccctaatcccctgattgctcagtttggccgggcagacagttctaggaagagtcttggtggttccaaacttcttccatttaagaatattggaggccactgtgttcttggggaccttcaatgatgcagacatgttttggtaccgttCCCTAGATCTGTGAGTCCAGCAAtgtccctagtccttgccgatgacaagcatacccataacatgatgcagccgccACCATGCtcgaaaatatgaagtggtacttcGTAATGCGTTgtattagatttgccccaaacatagcactttgtattcaggacaaaagtgaattgctttgccacattttttgcaatattactttagtgcctagttggaacaggatgcatgttttggtttctttcttttcactctgtcaattaggttagtattgtggagtaactacaatgttgttgatccatcctcagttttctcctatcacagctattaaactctgtaactgttttaaagtcaccattggcctcatggggaaatccctgagcggtgtcCTGTCTTTCTAGCAACTGAGTtatgaaggacgcctgtatctttgtagtgactgggtgtattaatacaccattcaaagtgtaattaataacttcaccatgttcaaagagatattcaatgtcagctttttttttttttttttaacccatcaACCAGTAGGTGCCTTTTTTGTGGAtgcgttggaaaacctccctggtctttgtggttgaatctgtgtttgaaatgaactgctctactgagggaccttacaataaCCTGTTTGTTTGGGGtccagagatgaggtagtcattcaaatttcatgttaaacactattattccgCAGTTAGTCCATGTCATTTATTATGCAAaagtttactcctgaacttatttaggcttgccataacaaaggggtggaATACTTATTACCTCAAGACATTTTCatcttttcatttgtaattaatttctaaaaacataattccactttgacattatggggccaTGCGTGTAGGCCAGGACACAATCGCAATTGTAGTTATTTTAcgtttaggctgtaacacaacaaaacgtgtgGGGGGAGcgtgtgagtactttctgaagtgACTGTAAAACCACGccttgtcatgccaaacaatTTGGACATTATGACATGGagtacaaggagtggaatgttagcacaaaACGGGTCTGGATTTCAGGCTAATATgacatcagtggttcccaaacataTGACGTTTGCTGTTTGTCTTCACATTTTTGGGGTTGAATGCCATTACCAATGTTGCTGGACTCCCATTTGTGAGCAGTGTTTGTCCCTGATCTGGTCACACCCCCATGCGTCTCTCTGACTTGTGGCGCTGACCGGGTAGAAcccctgtctccctaaccccaggagagaggcagtgagggaaACCCTGAGAGAGAAGCTGGATCTGGAGAAGAGGGCTCTGCAGGTGGTGGAGCGTCTCTTGGAGGACAGCGTAGCAGACGACTTCCTGGTTGACTGTGTGAGTACCGTAGAGGTCAATACACTGTCTACCTCTGTGGTCAATACTGCAGGGCGATCCGTGGGTAAGATGGCGACTGCAAATGGATGAAGCGCGCAGAGTTGGAGCGGTTCCAGTCTTGTGAATTCGAAGAGGATCTGTGACCTCATGGAAAGATTCACCGTCCGTAGATATCGGTTGATGGAGGAGCACGGCGTTGTTATTTTGAGGTGGCGTGGGGGGTATCTGCCATGTGTTCATGATGTTTCTTTCAATGTCCTTGATTTGCAGGCAAGGTTGATCACTGCTGCCAATTACAAAGACACAGTTGAGGAGAGGTCCATTGTGAAGCTGTGCGGTTATCCTGTCTGTTCAAACAAACTGGGCAAGGTAAGGTTTTGTGTATTTCTAAAGGGCTttacctttttaacctgtcttccAGTCTTAAACTTATTCAggtatttttaaaaaaaattttacTAGGTCTCCACTCAACAGTTCAAAATCTCCACCAAAACCAATAAAGTCTATGACATCACAGAACGCAAGGTAAGTGCTCAGTCAGACACAGAGTCACATACTTTGCTGTGTGGTGCCCAGCACCGCGAAAGAACGTGACTGACGTAAGACCGAAACGGTGCCCTTTCCCCCTCTGACCCAGAGTTTCTGCAGTAACTTCTGCTACAAAGCCTCCAAGTCCTTTCAGCTGCAGATATCAAAGAGCCCTCTGTGGCTGAGGCAGCACGAGAGGTAAGCCTGCACTGTTTTACttcagcatatatatatatatatatatatatatatatatatatatatatatatatatatatatatatatatatatatatatatatatatatatatatttctattaGTGCTGAGGTAGGCAACCATTTTTCTTTAGGTCCAAATTTGACCTAAATGTTAACTCCTCTCGTCATTTGCAGCCCCCCAGATGTGAAATTAATGAAGAAAGGAGATGGGTATGTACATAACTTTTTCCCACAATGTCATTCAGTCTGGATGAATTGATACAATGTGGATCTGTCATTCAACTGATTTAGAAggtttggatggatggatggatggatggatggataggtatTGATCCATTTATCAAATCCATTCCTCAATCGTTTACGGCATAAAAATTCAATAATTCGCAGACTGTGAACATCAAAAAAAAAATAACTACGGAACCATGGATATATCGATTGAGTGATTtgcttgactgactgactgacttcctTCCCCCGGATTCCCTCCCCCTCTGTTTAGCGGTAGcacaggagaggaggtgaggctgGCTGAGAGGCGTCTCAGAGAGGACGATGTGGAGAACCCCCTTCCCTTGGACTCCGTGTCCCCAGAGGACCCCAGGCGCTCCCCTACAGCCGGCAACAGCGACGACAGCGACGCAGAACACGACTTTGTCTCAAGCGTGGTCTCCCAGCGACGGGGACCCACGGTGCACTGGGGCGATCTGCCCAAGCGCACCGCCGAAGGGGAGGGTAGGGAacctggagagggggaggacagggagagaaggtCGGGAGGTAAGGACACAACGGTGCCCAAGCAAATACAAACAAACGAGgcggaagatgaggaggaggaggagaatacagAAGAATCACAGAAAGCACAAAGGAAGCCAAGCAATGGCACAGATGGACAACAACAGCACACCACAGATACGAACCACCAGAGTGAGCAGCAATCTttcctgggagagagagggtcgcCAGAGGGCCAGTCTATGGAGGAAGCCGCAGAGCTATTGAGCCAAGTTACAATACAGGATCGAGCCACAGCTACGTCTCCTGCACTAACAGCCTGCAGTGTACAGAATCAAGACCCAGCTACAAAACCCAGTCCACAGGGGGACCCAGCACAGCCCACCCAGCCTGGCATCAACATCACCCAGGTGGGCATGAGCAGAAGGGGAGCCCAGGGGCTCCTCAAGGGCCACGAAGCCGGGACTAAACCTGTCTCGGTCCGGCTGAATCTTCTAGAAGGCCTAAGGAGGACCTTCACTGAATGGACGACTGAGGAGACTATGAAGTTCCTATATGGCCCAGACCACTTTAGTAAAACACTGATAGAaacaaaggaggaggaggagaaggaggaggagctaGATGAAGATGACTTGGAGGACATTGTGGAGGGTGGTGGGGAGGGAGGTGAGACTGACTCCCAAAGGGGTCCAGGAAGGCCCTCGGCCCCGGCCCCGGACTACGACACCCTacgcagggagacagaggagatggGGCTGAGGGTGAGGGAGTTCTACAAAGGGACGGAGGAAGTCCAGCGGGTGTCAGGGAAACAACATGCCAGAGGCGGAGACTCAGAGGTGAGTGGGGGAGGAGTGTATTGTAGCAACTGCCAGTGTCCAGATGGGGGCACTCTGTATAAGCATTGGAGAGATGTGACATGAAACTATCtcctgtcgctctgtctgtcgctctgtctgtcgctctctgtgtctgtgtctctgtgtctgtttctctctctgtctctctctgtgtgtgtctctcgctctgtgtctgtctctgtgtctctttctctctatctctctatctttctgtctctgtctgtgtctctct comes from the Salmo trutta chromosome 21, fSalTru1.1, whole genome shotgun sequence genome and includes:
- the rpap2 gene encoding putative RNA polymerase II subunit B1 CTD phosphatase rpap2 isoform X2 — its product is MENEPRKRVARSSKPDGKSVKEAQTAVEEARRREAVRETLREKLDLEKRALQVVERLLEDSVADDFLVDCARLITAANYKDTVEERSIVKLCGYPVCSNKLGKVSTQQFKISTKTNKVYDITERKSFCSNFCYKASKSFQLQISKSPLWLRQHESPPDVKLMKKGDGFPPPLFSGSTGEEVRLAERRLREDDVENPLPLDSVSPEDPRRSPTAGNSDDSDAEHDFVSSVVSQRRGPTVHWGDLPKRTAEGEGREPGEGEDRERRSGGKDTTVPKQIQTNEAEDEEEEENTEESQKAQRKPSNGTDGQQQHTTDTNHQSEQQSFLGERGSPEGQSMEEAAELLSQVTIQDRATATSPALTACSVQNQDPATKPSPQGDPAQPTQPGINITQVGMSRRGAQGLLKGHEAGTKPVSVRLNLLEGLRRTFTEWTTEETMKFLYGPDHFSKTLIETKEEEEKEEELDEDDLEDIVEGGGEGGETDSQRGPGRPSAPAPDYDTLRRETEEMGLRVREFYKGTEEVQRVSGKQHARGGDSENQGGALPLVDSHAQHLIQKRITVEKLTKGLRDIVGPLRLTMTDVSSDLNRLVRTFRFTNTNIIHKGPEWTLIAVVLLHLLSEVSPVVREALERPASVDYLSTLMQELPLLDRDLQSLVQLLRTAELCPHAHKEKRQTNQ
- the rpap2 gene encoding putative RNA polymerase II subunit B1 CTD phosphatase rpap2 isoform X1, encoding MENEPRKRVARSSKPGKRDGKSVKEAQTAVEEARRREAVRETLREKLDLEKRALQVVERLLEDSVADDFLVDCARLITAANYKDTVEERSIVKLCGYPVCSNKLGKVSTQQFKISTKTNKVYDITERKSFCSNFCYKASKSFQLQISKSPLWLRQHESPPDVKLMKKGDGFPPPLFSGSTGEEVRLAERRLREDDVENPLPLDSVSPEDPRRSPTAGNSDDSDAEHDFVSSVVSQRRGPTVHWGDLPKRTAEGEGREPGEGEDRERRSGGKDTTVPKQIQTNEAEDEEEEENTEESQKAQRKPSNGTDGQQQHTTDTNHQSEQQSFLGERGSPEGQSMEEAAELLSQVTIQDRATATSPALTACSVQNQDPATKPSPQGDPAQPTQPGINITQVGMSRRGAQGLLKGHEAGTKPVSVRLNLLEGLRRTFTEWTTEETMKFLYGPDHFSKTLIETKEEEEKEEELDEDDLEDIVEGGGEGGETDSQRGPGRPSAPAPDYDTLRRETEEMGLRVREFYKGTEEVQRVSGKQHARGGDSENQGGALPLVDSHAQHLIQKRITVEKLTKGLRDIVGPLRLTMTDVSSDLNRLVRTFRFTNTNIIHKGPEWTLIAVVLLHLLSEVSPVVREALERPASVDYLSTLMQELPLLDRDLQSLVQLLRTAELCPHAHKEKRQTNQ
- the rpap2 gene encoding putative RNA polymerase II subunit B1 CTD phosphatase rpap2 isoform X3; the protein is MENEPRKRVARSSKPGKRDGKSVKEAQTAVEEARRREAVRETLREKLDLEKRALQVVERLLEDSVADDFLVDCARLITAANYKDTVEERSIVKLCGYPVCSNKLGKVSTQQFKISTKTNKVYDITERKSFCSNFCYKASKSFQLQISKSPLWLRQHESPPDVKLMKKGDGGSTGEEVRLAERRLREDDVENPLPLDSVSPEDPRRSPTAGNSDDSDAEHDFVSSVVSQRRGPTVHWGDLPKRTAEGEGREPGEGEDRERRSGGKDTTVPKQIQTNEAEDEEEEENTEESQKAQRKPSNGTDGQQQHTTDTNHQSEQQSFLGERGSPEGQSMEEAAELLSQVTIQDRATATSPALTACSVQNQDPATKPSPQGDPAQPTQPGINITQVGMSRRGAQGLLKGHEAGTKPVSVRLNLLEGLRRTFTEWTTEETMKFLYGPDHFSKTLIETKEEEEKEEELDEDDLEDIVEGGGEGGETDSQRGPGRPSAPAPDYDTLRRETEEMGLRVREFYKGTEEVQRVSGKQHARGGDSENQGGALPLVDSHAQHLIQKRITVEKLTKGLRDIVGPLRLTMTDVSSDLNRLVRTFRFTNTNIIHKGPEWTLIAVVLLHLLSEVSPVVREALERPASVDYLSTLMQELPLLDRDLQSLVQLLRTAELCPHAHKEKRQTNQ